AGGCCGtgtttttttgaattttcataaGGTCAGTCTAGtgcatattttgttattttgaggGTTTAGGGTGAGGTTTGGTTATGGTAATGACTTTGGTAAAGTTTCAAGCAgatgatttttagctcgtctgatttttgaaaaaaatctacaaggtattgtcgtcacttgatcgtcggcatATGTGTTagccttggttaaattttttgtttaggtcaaccttttctcaaaaactgtaacagctacagctttgaaactttccattcttgtttatcatcataagatgactatgtaggccaagaaccataactttaacctgcattttgtcagaattatggccctttttgtactaagaaatTTTGAActgtaactctttttttttacatactgtccagcacttgcagacaagtgATGGCACCCGTAGGCGATGCTCTTGTTTACATATTCCATTTAGTTATAGCCAGAATAAATATACCTAACACAAACAATATCTTCTATTTACAGGATGCATTTTGGGCATTATCACAATTGTTTACAGACAAAAGACATGGGATGCATGGTATGTTACCAATATTTTAGGCTTGAAACAAGAAGAAATGTCATGTTTCCTGTTGCTCATTTTATTTACGGATAGACAGAAATTGTAATTAGAAAAAGTTCCAAGATCTTGTATGTAGAACATATTCTGTTCTTcatttatacattatatatatatatatattattttttttttttttttgtttttttttttttttttttttacagaaatccATTTGTCATCAACCTTTGATTAAatgtacagtaaaacctgcttaagcggtcacctctattaagcagccaacctgtcttaagcagccagtgtctcatttcccagattggtcattcattctataaattttctgcatttaGCAGCCACCTGCTGTAAGCAGCTATTTTTTCCCACTCCCCTGGCTgtctgcttaagacaggttttactgtatttaagTTAGCACTGGTTAAGAGAAAACACTTGGCGGGTTATCTGATGGACAAAACACAACTTTTGCAGTACAGGggttaccgtattttggtgtgtataggtcgcggtaatgtatagttcgcatctaatttttgctctggaaatggtcggaaaatttaagttctagcgtattagtcgcagttaaattttggattttttccccagcaatatttaatatttaccggcaaaaaagttatggcggcggccatattgatgccgcggactgaattattatcgaaacctgattggtggaaatcggacagtgttattttcgatcccaaccgtttcgtaccaacagtagtatcggtaacagactacatcaaagaaaagcggctttttgacactaattggcagcagacggtttgcgtttacattctgtaattatgcaagtttaaatgtgaattgtttgcacagcaattataacacctttccgcgtcatgtaattaaccgcgttcttttgattctgagattaacaaaatatctctttttggatttttttttttttatttaaaaatcaaaagtaaaaaaatatcttttaagttttttaatacgctaagaattagtataaacaatgtttggaatggatgacggatctgtccggattttatccaacccggaggcGTTGGcatccagtaaaacgaaagtagaaacaaacgtaattgaaattgcaaaaacatctttgaattaaagtaattcgtaattttaatagtctgtaagggttatttacgatatattttattgaaagtaaccgctattggttgaaacgccgccgatattgatattttttatccattttgttcgttcgtaacagatgcacgtaattttgcgagagctgcggtcagaaaattggcccgaaaaaaaactctgctggcaatgttctgtcgtataggtcgcaggaactttttcaggcagcaaaatgggtagaaaaagtgcgacctatacacaccaaaatacggtaaccTCAGTCAATCAGATATTCACAGAAAGAAGTGTCTAGAATTCAGATAAGGTTTAATATAAGAATCTTAACAATTATGCTGCTGTTTTTTTATCTTTGTATAAACTTTCTTACTATTTTTCAGGTTTCTTCATACCGAAATTTCCAAAGTTGTTACGATTCCAGGAACACCATGATAATGTGTTAAAAAAGATCTACCCTAAAATTCGAAGACATTTGGTATATATTACACTTCTAAATTTCTCCAATGATAAATGGTCTTGTGTATTAAATAGTGATGATAATCGGACAGCATTATGATAATCGATTAATTGGATATAATCGGAAGGCCTTCCGAGCGATTAATCGGAAAATAATCGGACTTTAGCTCTGAACCTTCTGTAACGTATTAACCATTGGCTCACAAGACTAACTGTATTAGCATATATTTAGCAGGAGTAGTATAAttgtgtgtgaagttttagcCATTGTATGCACATATCAATGTGGCTAattaaaaagtatcttttatATATTGAGGTATAATGTggcatttttatatgatttgcatCCAAACGTGTGTGACTATCAGGACTCCCTGAGAAACTGACCATGTTGTCAGACCTAACACCtcaataaaaatgctatttttgtccctatttgtacattttattatttgttcaaacttcaATGCCCtccaattttttatttctaattttctatttataactatttcttgtttataaaatcaCACAACTACAgctgcattttaaaaaatacttacaaGCACAATGCTGATTGAAACTATGAAGTAAATCAACCTATATTACGAACGTGGGAGAGGTACCGTTATTTGCGGTCTTTACGGTATAATCGGCAAACGACAAtccccattttttaattttctttcactgCTGCACCTTCACATATCTAACTACTTCCACACTGGTGGTATAGTCTTCCCTGGATAGGGGAATATAGTTTCGATTGGGTTATTATTTTGATCGAATGCAGAAATATTGCTTTGCCTCCGTTTTGAAGAGTGGAAAAGAAATGAACCTAAAGCGGAAATACCACCAAAAAGACGCGTAATTCCCGAATAGGCTTTAAACTAGCATAAGTGTCAAATAATCGATTATGCAAGTTCATAATCGATGTCGGCGACTTTGGCTCATTAAATGATCGACAATCGATtatcggcgacaatcggaacatcactagtATTAAATATAAGTTACAACTGCcttttaaagaaaatgtacacatttgattaaaaacacaaattaatcaaaccTTGTTTTGTTTGTCAGCTTCacaattatttcacagtatgGCGGTGTTATTTTCTTTCAGGAGAAGGAGGGGATAGATTCTGGTCTTTAcacaataaaatactttttacagtGCTTCTTAGATAGGGTATGttctttctgttgttgttgttttctttatttgttaaaGATAAAAGTTTCTTGTTTAGCATGTGTAGTTGAAGAATGGCTCATCCTGGAATAGATGGAACAACTTGTTTCCAGTTGAGCCAAGCAGGGGTATCCGGATTACCTCCCCAGCAATAGTGCAGGAAATGGTACCAATTTAGTTAGAATTAAACAACAGAATATGATCTGTAGATAACTGAATTGCTAGtgcaattcatggatttgcagGTTAAAGACATGTCTTGCAGCATTTATTTAACAACATTCTTACCTCactgttttttatgcccctggcatctactgatgcgggaggcatatagtgattgtcctgtccgtctggccgtccgtccgaggttaaccaaatgggaccgtttcgtctagcatcaatgccccttactagaatgacttgatactaatgcagatgtaacctgtgaccattcctcatcttcagacatcacctgacctcagtttgaccttgaccttgacctcattttggactttggttgctttatatgggccatctcttggttaaccaaatgggaccgtttcgtctagcatcaataccccttacaagaatgaattgatactaatacagatgtaaattgttaccattcctcatcttcaaacatcaccttacctcagtttgaccttgactttgaccttgttttggacttggtgcaaaatctatcgacaaggatgccaccgggggcatcaagcgtttattgaacgcagctccttgctTGTCTTTAATATTGAAGTAATTTATGTCTTTAATCATGTGTCATGATTTACTGAATGTTTGGTTTCCTTTCAGCTTCCATTTACACTGACATTAAGAGTATGGGATATTTTCATATTAGAAGGGGAGAGAATTCTTACTGGCATGAGTTACACCATCGTTAAACTTCATAGACGTGAGTATTTCAACAAGATTTTCCTCCACAATTTTAGCTCAGTAGAGCTGTTGCGCTCACactgttttttttgtcttttttagggagggggtgggggttcAGGCCAATTTGGGGCCAAAATTGGGCCCcaatcccaatggcaaatagtatTTTTCCCCCAGTTTCAAGGTTAAAATTGCATaagttaaagaaaaacaaaattctttttaATACTGTTTCAAATAAGACTGTACCTATGAAACcttaaacattttaaacacatAGCAttatgctaatttaatgcatttatgaccattttttcttaaatgtaacattttattaaaaaaacattacttttttaataattcctaatttagatgttttatgacgcatttttcccaattgtaaagaCCCAGGCCCCATTCCAAAATCAGTGGGGAAAAAACACTGCCTCACCTATTACATTGTAattggtttaagttttatatatacGGTTGTTTCTCAGTATCCACTTACAGGAACAGAGTTAAACTTCATACACTTTTTCTCTATGATGGACAGATATGCAGTGTgcatgcccctttttcaacttagccacCTCTTATGAGCATGCTTTCAAacagtctgcttttattttacttgattgtattctatgcttccaaaatatcatgtatagattttattatctatCACAACAACTTTAAGTGCCTTGTGGAAGCTGCAAAAGGTCTGTCCAtccttggattcagtgttgttatagttactggtcctttgggatcttTGGAATACATTCAGTTTTACAACAATAAAATTCTGTTCAAGCCAGTGCTAGGGAATGTGAAGGGTGGTGCACAATTAATTATCTCTCATCAGCAAACTCAGTCAAGACTCCCTATACATCAGTCTTTCAATGAAGAAAAAGAAAGGATAtgttaaaaatgcataattttaggTGATTTGTATGTTATGAATCAATATTTTTGCTTAAAAATGGTGCACTTGAATCAAAAATTACCTATTAGATAAATATTATCtagatctttttattttttacaggGAAGATTAGAAAACTCAAGATGGATACATTACTGACATTTTTCCAGTCTGATTTGGAAGCTGATTTTAAATATGATGATGATACAGTGATAGATCAGCTTCAGATTGCACTAGAAGAACTTAGGAAAGCTAAGCTAGATCTCCCACAGAAAAGTACAGTTAATGAACTTCCTACCTTGCCATTTGGTTTAGAAATTCAGCCAAGTGTTCGTGAGATAATAGCTAAGCAATCTGATGAAACATTTGATGAACATTTTAGGAAGAATGCTAAAGGTGGAAAAGCAGCGTATTATAGAAAGCGTGGATTGCATGGAACGACACCAGAAATGGGAGGTAGAGGAGGTTCTGATACACGATCGATACAGTCTAGCAGAATGTCGGAGTATTCAGCGGGAGATTTATCCTCATACTATGACACTGCAGCAAATTCAAGATTGTCCATTGCAGATATAGGCTCAAAATCACCTAGAAGTTCTCGCACATCATTTGCAGAAGGTTCTGATTTGGACAGTCCACATCTGCCAGGTTCTCGGCACACCCCAACACCACTCGACGAAGATGAAATGGAGGTTGATCGTGAATTGACTAAAATTCCATTTCACGAGAAGGTATATGTGAATGGTAGAGACACTTTAACAAGAGAATCAACTCTTGAAAATATGCCAAATGAAGTGTTTGATGTTAAACCACCCTCTCAAGCATCAGATTATGACAATGTGAATGGTGAAAATTTGAATGGAAATGCTGACTATGACAATTTGGAAAGCGAACCAATAGAATTAAACATTGAACACATTAAGTCTATTCCTGTGCAATATGAGATACCAGTAAAACACGAATCATCAAGGCCACATATTGTCCCGATACCTGATATCCCGGTTAGATATGACAATGCAGTTCCAGTTCCTGTCAAACATGAGAGTACAATATCGAATGCGCACATAAATCATTCACCTAAGATTGTTGTGAATCCTCATACACAGGTTCATGCTATACCTATCAGTAAATCAGACGGTTTTATAATCGATGGACGATTTCCTCCTGCGGAGGATGTTTGGATTGAGCGCAAAGAAAATCAGATAGTGGTGAACAAAGAGACAATGGATGTTTCTTCTAGTGTACAAAATGGTGTAAGTTCACAGTCATTTACATCATCAGTAAAGAAGCGCTCTTCAGGACGCTCCCCTTCAAACCAGTCTAGTCATAACCCAGCAAGTCCACGACATCGTGCGGAATTCAGAGGGAGTCCACAGAGAGGAAATAGCAGAAGTAGTCCAAATACTCCTACATATTCTGAAAATGGTGGTCAAGCATTTCCATCACCGAAATTCGTATCACAACTTCAGATTCGTCGTCAACCAGGTATAAGTACGGAACAACAGAATGGTTATAGTATGCAGATAGAGTACACAGAGCAACAGATGCAAACACCTCAACGATCCAGATCATCACAGTCTAATGTTAAAAGGGAGATAAATGTTcatcatttataaaatgtataattatctCACTCTTGTAACTCATATATACtcacatattttgcatttttgataCTTTATTGTATCAGATAGGATTTTATACATCATAAAATTAGAAATTTCTCTTTGAGATCCATAGATTCAAAAAGTTCTTAAAGGTTCATCCTTCATCATGCTATTATTATCTTTATGTGCAGATCATTTTTGAAACTTTCATAAGCATCTTAAGTTTAATACCCAGGTCATCGTATGCCAGTTTAGTTGTCGGCAAATGGGACAGATTTTTCAAATAAGCAGAAGAGTTGAGATACTAtcaacaaaattttgtcattattgttatagttttggtaaaaaatataaatgagtttCACAGCCAAGGTGAGGCCTGTGGTATCTAAATCCAAAATAAAGACTGTGACATTAATATAAGTGAAATACTTATTCTTGTTTAAGTTATTTATATAGTCAgagtttaacatttcattttgtcattGCAGTCACAGTTTTGGGGGGAAGGTCATGTAAGAAACAGGGAACATCATAGGTCCTGCAGTACATCCCTGTTTCATGTTAATCAGAATTTTTCCATTTCTAGTGctgaaaaacagaagaaaaaatgtatttgctTAGCATAGGTAatcattatatattattataagcTTGATGTAAATGCATTAGTGAAACTATTACAGTTAATATGATAAATCTGCACAAGAAGTTGATTGTACAAAGTTTGCCAAAAAACTAAGTTGAATTTAATTGATATGGGTTAAGATTTTAAAAGtgctatatttatatttattacataaaaatctaGGCCTGCACTTGCCAGAAGAAAGACATCTCAAATATAGTAGTGCATTTATTACAGTATTTGATCCAAGGTTGTAAAATTTagttttgagaccagtctcaaactccagcatctgattggttgtctctgagcacaattttgaaattgaccaatggcaaggctgcattttgagactggtctacCAGTTTGGTTTTATATTACCTTGGAACCTGGTTTCTGGTACTAGTTATTGTCCATTTGCTGAAAGCTGTTGCAAAACTACATACAAAATGTGGCTTAGTTTTCTTTAAACAGAAGGAAAGAAGTTAGTAAAGGATAGTAAAATTATTGAAAGTTTGATGGTCAGTTGAAAGTTAGATAGGTCAGTATGCacattgaatttttcattttaagttacATTTCTCAAAGTGGATAGTACTGGAAAGTAATACCTGTTTACTCaaaaattaaggattatttaACTAGCCAGTACTAAATGATGTGTTACACGTTTTCaatgttaatttctttcaactcgtTAGGTAGACTGTTTAAATGAAGCATAACTGGAAATGTAGCTACTTCAGGATTGTGATCTTATTAAAAACAACAGTGAAAGctacttgaatatttttttggtgTACAGTAATTTTGAAAGGCAACTTCCTGAATGATTTGGAGATAAAGCTGTTTACAGTCTGATGATAGTTGTTTGCAGGGCAAGATTAGTTATAAATGTTTTGTTCAGAGAAATTATACAGTATATTAATCATGTTAAAAAGATGTTTGATATTTTACCCTGATTATTTTATATGTTGTGCAATATATCTCTAGGCTCACATCACATGCatatttatgtaaacaaaatattgtacatagTTACTAACGTACTGTCTTTATTAAGGTAGAAGTTGCAGATTgtaatataatatgagccgtgccatgggaaaaccaacatagtgggtgtgcgaccagcatggatccagaccagcctgcgcatccgcgcagtctggtcaggatccatgctgttcgctaacagtttctccaattccaataggctttaaaagcgaacagcatggagcctgaccagactgcgcggatgcgcaggctggtctggatccatgctggtcgcacacccactaagttggttttcccatggcacggctcatatgttttgaCTGCAGTTTGAGATAGCATTGGGCTTTCCTGTTTCAAAAATTTACACTGTATTTACATATGGAATGGATTTTAACCATTTTACAGATAGCTTAAGACTATTTGTGTCCATTTttgatttaaggtagttctgtttGTCTGATTCACCTGTAGTGACAGAGTAACATCATTTATCCTGAAATTCTAGAATAACACCTGGTAGCTGTACTAAGGTAGTATAAATGTTGCCAGGAATATATTGTATTCTGTGTATTAAGTCTTAAACAGcaactgtcttttttttttttttttttttttttttttttcaagataaagtTTTACTATAGATAGGTTTTGATTTGAAtgaattcaaaataataacaagaaataaggtatgtacatgtacttcagTTGCTACTTTGCAAATTGAGAGAAAAATTAGCACACACTCTTATGAATTTTATTAAGCCATCTGATTGAAAATAGGTATTAAAGTCTACATTTATGaatagtttcattaaaatttacgtTGTTGAACTTCTTCTGTatgcaaaaatgtcatcaaaattgtgataaCCTTATTATTTTATTGCTGAATTTCCTTTGGATAcaattatgatttgaaaaaaaatatggttgCATAATTCTACAGTGTTAAACAATGTTTGTTTCCATtatgtagaactaccttaaaaggaAGGCCtccaaatatgtcaaaatttagaaagtcctcccattttttaaaaatgaacaaaatacttTAGAGTGCAtgtgtctgtatttctttcataaaaatactGTGTTGCCTTTTAGATATGTTGAAAATCTCTTTTGTGTTAGTCACACAGtacaaatgttaaataaattttgcgcgcgtaaaatgatatttaaataattttagtgtgtgtctttttgatattttagagAAATTGCTTCAAGGAGAGGTCTGGTTTCACAAGAAAACTGATACTGTAACATGAACGTTGAGGCAAGTCCGTTTAATACAGTAACATGCAGTGAAATCAGTGCTAATGATGTCATAAAAAGGCgtaaaaatacatgtttatatatatatatatttgttgttcATTTTGATAGTTGCATTTGTCCagttttaaagtgcattttcaGCCTACataaaaatgggggaaaaaaacattCAGAGAAAACACATACTTAAACATCATTCATTTTTGTCTAAATGGCAGTGGAATTTAACacttaatgaaaatgtaaatatgagccgtgccatgggaaaaccaacatagtggctttgcgaccagcatagatccagaccagcctgcgcatccgtgcagtctggtcaggatccatgctgttcgctttcaaagcctagtgcagttagagaaactgttagcaaacagcatggatcctgaccagactgcacggatgcgcaggctggtctggatgcatgctggtcgcaaagccactgtgttggttttctcatggcgcggctcatattagtTTGTATTGTAGAAACATGCAGCTACCTGAGTTTGAAATTAGAGACACAGACTGGTTAGATATTGTACACTTTACATTGTAGTTAGTTATATTGGATGCCGCATGCTTGTAACCATAGCAATGAGATGACGAAGAACACATGCTGTGATAATTTTGTTTCCTAGAATATTTCATAGGTGCGCTCAATGTTGTATcgtgtttttttacttttaaaagtcagtgaaatgtttttgaatttccCAGATTGTTGTTATTTTTCCCAATGTACATGAAAGGAGTCTTggaacattttgttaaagtttacaAGGGTCAGACTAGACAAACAtcagtttgtataaaaaaattcatagTCAGGTCATTACTTCCTTTGATGACAGATAATAAAGATTGTTAGAATTGGCAATAAAATTGAAATAGGTGACTCACATTTAATCAAAATttggaaattaaatattttgaaattaaacatttttttgtccCTGAATTTTATTTTGCTACAATGACTTTTTAGGTAGAACCAAGTTGCAAATGCTGAATTTTATGTTGCTACAATAACTTTTTAAGAAGAATCAAGTTGcaaatgattttatgaaatagAAAGAGGTCCAGACATGAGATTCatagagaaaaaaacatttacattcatttctttgttgttttgcCGATG
This is a stretch of genomic DNA from Mercenaria mercenaria strain notata chromosome 4, MADL_Memer_1, whole genome shotgun sequence. It encodes these proteins:
- the LOC123551833 gene encoding USP6 N-terminal-like protein; the protein is MDMDALSLDEYEELQRAALERQEIVAKYDKGREEGAQIDPWEDPAFEVYQVTDRYGFIHNKALPHMTDAAETKAKQIELERTTKWVKMIKNWKKYYPGEKLTRRVYKGIPDRLRGEIWCKLLGVSFIKAEQDGVYNRMKSRARSISPHIRQIDLDVNRTYRNHIMFRERYGVKQQALFHVLAAYSMYNTEVGYCQGMSEIAALLLMYLNEEDAFWALSQLFTDKRHGMHGFFIPKFPKLLRFQEHHDNVLKKIYPKIRRHLEKEGIDSGLYTIKYFLQCFLDRLPFTLTLRVWDIFILEGERILTGMSYTIVKLHRRKIRKLKMDTLLTFFQSDLEADFKYDDDTVIDQLQIALEELRKAKLDLPQKSTVNELPTLPFGLEIQPSVREIIAKQSDETFDEHFRKNAKGGKAAYYRKRGLHGTTPEMGGRGGSDTRSIQSSRMSEYSAGDLSSYYDTAANSRLSIADIGSKSPRSSRTSFAEGSDLDSPHLPGSRHTPTPLDEDEMEVDRELTKIPFHEKVYVNGRDTLTRESTLENMPNEVFDVKPPSQASDYDNVNGENLNGNADYDNLESEPIELNIEHIKSIPVQYEIPVKHESSRPHIVPIPDIPVRYDNAVPVPVKHESTISNAHINHSPKIVVNPHTQVHAIPISKSDGFIIDGRFPPAEDVWIERKENQIVVNKETMDVSSSVQNGVSSQSFTSSVKKRSSGRSPSNQSSHNPASPRHRAEFRGSPQRGNSRSSPNTPTYSENGGQAFPSPKFVSQLQIRRQPGISTEQQNGYSMQIEYTEQQMQTPQRSRSSQSNVKREINVHHL